The proteins below are encoded in one region of Silene latifolia isolate original U9 population chromosome 2, ASM4854445v1, whole genome shotgun sequence:
- the LOC141629209 gene encoding cysteine-rich receptor-like protein kinase 6 → MQRFVDSLQFDFNTIRLATHNFAVNNKLGEGGFGEVYKGELEGGQEIAVKRLSKNSVQGIAEFKTEIVLVAKLQHKNLVKLLGYCASPKESLLVYEFLPNSSLDKFLFDPAKKSSLDWQTRFNIISGIARGLQYLHEDSRIKVVHRDLKSSNILLDEAMNPKIADFGLARLFEVDQTQGDTKRIVGTYGYMAPEYAITGHYSVKSDVYSFGVIVLEIVSGQRNRSFGRLPLGEALLHRAWRLWNEDEPLNLIDTQLGDSFEQEEVLKCIQLGLLCIQEHAIDRPRMTSVVAALNGQAIRLPTPKPPHFFGSAVVDEASDMADRYGAPYVHTGDETITNVYSRD, encoded by the exons ATGCAAAGGTTTGTGGATTCTTTGCAATTCGATTTCAATACAATTCGACTAGCTACACATAACTTCGCGGTAAATAATAAACTTGGAGAAGGTGGATTTGGTGAAGTCTACAAA GGGGAACTTGAGGGTGGACAAGAAATAGCTGTGAAGAGGCTTTCCAAAAATTCAGTACAAGGAATTGCAGAATTCAAAACTGAAATCGTCCTTGTTGCCAAACTACAACACAAAAACCTGGTAAAACTATTAGGATATTGCGCATCACCTAAGGAAAGCCTACTTGTCTACGAGTTTCTTCCCAATTCAAGCTTGGATAAATTCCTATTTG ATCCCGCCAAGAAATCATCTTTAGATTGGCAAACTAGATTCAATATTATCAGTGGTATTGCAAGAGGGCTTCAGTATCTTCACGAGGATTCTCGAATTAAGGTCGTACATCGAGATCTCAAATCAAGCAATATATTACTTGATGAAGCCATGAACCCAAAGATTGCCGATTTTGGTTTGGCAAGGCTTTTTGAAGTTGATCAAACTCAAGGGGACACAAAGAGAATAGTTGGCACTTA TGGCTATATGGCCCCGGAGTACGCAATAACGGGTCATTACTCGGTGAAATCAGATGTGTACAGTTTTGGGGTGATAGTGCTTGAGATAGTAAGTGGCCAAAGGAATCGATCCTTTGGACGATTGCCGCTCGGCGAGGCACTACTACACCGA GCATGGCGGCTATGGAACGAGGATGAGCCATTGAATCTAATAGATACACAGTTGGGAGACAGCTTTGAACAAGAAGAAGTATTAAAATGCATCCAATTAGGATTATTGTGTATCCAAGAACATGCTATTGATAGGCCAAGAATGACCTCCGTTGTTGCTGCCCTTAATGGTCAAGCTATTCGCCTTCCGACACCAAAGCCGCCTCATTTTTTTGGTTCTGCAGTTGTTGACGAAGCTAGCGATATGGCGGACCGATATGGAGCTCCATATGTGCATACAGGGGATGAAACGATCACCAATGTCTATTCTCGTGACTGA
- the LOC141639059 gene encoding pathogenesis-related thaumatin-like protein 3.5, producing the protein MASFAQTWSLLSLILQIIMFSGNAKTLTITNNCSYTVWPAIATTSGTGSTNDSGFLLREGQSNVVAVSTEWTGRVWGRTLCSTNQSTGNFSCQTGDCTTGNIQCNSSYVKPATLAEFSLSQTNINEDFYDVSVVHGYNLPLSVAPNVDSAPECTATGCVFDLQKSCQLAELRVVSKTNNSIIIGCKSPCDVFGTDQFCCNSSVSDCQRSNFSLGSSIFKRPCPRAVSYALDDDTDTFTCDDSRTSSYNITFCPSAAMSRLLSTPASQALQPAFAPKPDTLSPTTNSKTKPTHQNLPGNISKGKVHTALLVAFPTAAGVLIFVLVGIYLCISKRKAIEKFSGKSHFRLYIMVEY; encoded by the exons ATGGCTTCGTTTGCTCAAACATGGTCTCTGCTAAGCCTTATTCTGCAAATTATTATGTTTTCCG GAAATGCCAAAACATTAACAATAACAAATAACTGCAGCTACACAGTATGGCCAGCTATAGCAACTACTTCTGGCACAGGTTCAACTAATGATTCTGGTTTCCTCCTCCGTGAGGGCCAATCCAATGTCGTTGCCGTTTCAACTGAATGGACTGGTCGAGTATGGGGCCGAACCCTTTGCTCGACCAACCAATCAACCGGCAATTTCTCGTGCCAGACCGGTGACTGCACCACTGGTAATATCCAATGCAATTCATCATACGTAAAGCCTGCCACGTTAGCCGAGTTTAGTCTCAGCCAAACTAATATTAATGAGGACTTCTACGACGTTAGTGTGGTACATGGGTATAACCTCCCTTTGTCGGTTGCTCCAAATGTTGACAGTGCGCCCGAGTGCACGGCCACTGGGTGCGTGTTTGACCTTCAAAAATCATGCCAGCTCGCTGAGCTCAGGGTAGTAAGCAAGACTAATAATAGTATCATAATTGGATGTAAAAGTCCCTGTGATGTGTTTGGTACAGATCAGTTTTGTTGCAACAGTAGTGTGTCTGACTGTCAGCGTTCCAATTTTTCGTTGGGGTCGTCGATCTTCAAAAGGCCTTGCCCACGAGCTGTTAGCTACGCTCTTGACGATGATACTGACACCTTCACTTGCGATGATTCGAGGACGTCTTCTTATAACATTACTTTCTGCCCCTCTGCTGCTATGTCCAG ACTACTCTCCACACCTGCTTCACAAGCATTACAGCCGGCATTTGCACCGAAACCAGACACATTGTCACCAACCACTAACTCGAAAACGAAGCCTACACACCAAAACTTACCTG GAAATATCAGTAAAGGGAAAGTGCATACGGCTTTGTTGGTTGCTTTTCCGACAGCAGCTGGAGTTTTGATTTTTGTACTGGTTGGTATTTATCTCTGCATTTCTAAAAGGAAGGCTATTGAAAAGTTCAGTGGTAAGTCACATTTTAGATTATATATTATGGTGGAATACTAG